The following proteins come from a genomic window of Pelagicoccus albus:
- a CDS encoding efflux RND transporter periplasmic adaptor subunit translates to MKKQFAYLGYILVAASAFLVGRCTFSPEKPISEHSGTHDHGAEPEEIWTCSMHPQIRQNAPGDCPICGMDLILADQSSGGEGVLVKMGEAARALAEVETTEVERNLPEISIRLVGSLSLDETKVRSISARFPARIEELFVNYTGIRVQQGDHLASIYSPELLSAQRELLLAYERESDGTFVEAARRKLRRWGLEEDQIDEIRTRGESDRFELRAPMGGVVTMKHVKEGDYLQEGSVLFEIADYSHLWLMLDAYESDLPWLRIGQKVAFSVDSYGEERFEGRVSFISPELDPATRSASVRINVENSDGRLKPGMFATGYAKAMITEEGGVFSPELAGKWISPMHPEVVKDEPGNCDVCGMALVPASELGYTDEAAVSAPILIPASAVLWTGERSVVYVETGTGPERNYEGREITIGSRVGDSFIALDGIAEGERVVARGAFKIDSSLQIQAKPSMMSMDTPHEHSSDSEMPMAESLLGSEQLEAILDTYLELQDALASDDLALAKSAVSELQEIAVDSGSLAASLGGLAAAEDLESMRRPYFDDLSALVIDSLESNSESLDRSLWRMHCPMVYSDRGADWIQGNDQLRNPFFGASMLTCGEVVRDYGND, encoded by the coding sequence ATGAAAAAGCAATTCGCTTATCTGGGCTACATCCTTGTCGCTGCGTCGGCCTTTTTGGTCGGTCGCTGCACCTTTTCTCCGGAGAAACCGATCTCCGAACATTCAGGAACGCATGACCATGGCGCGGAACCAGAGGAGATCTGGACCTGCTCGATGCATCCTCAGATCCGGCAAAACGCACCCGGGGATTGTCCTATTTGTGGAATGGATCTTATTCTGGCGGATCAATCCAGCGGAGGCGAAGGGGTACTCGTCAAAATGGGAGAGGCGGCTCGAGCCCTTGCGGAAGTTGAAACAACTGAGGTCGAAAGGAACTTGCCGGAAATCTCCATTCGGCTGGTGGGCTCGCTCAGCCTTGACGAAACAAAAGTGCGATCCATCAGCGCTCGTTTTCCTGCTCGAATTGAGGAGCTGTTTGTCAATTACACAGGTATCAGGGTGCAGCAGGGGGACCACTTGGCCAGTATTTACAGCCCCGAACTTTTGAGCGCTCAACGGGAGCTTTTGTTGGCCTACGAGCGAGAGTCAGATGGGACTTTTGTGGAAGCCGCCAGGAGAAAACTGAGACGCTGGGGATTGGAGGAGGACCAGATTGACGAGATCCGGACCCGCGGCGAATCCGATCGCTTCGAATTGCGAGCTCCCATGGGCGGCGTTGTCACCATGAAACATGTCAAAGAAGGCGACTACTTGCAGGAAGGGAGTGTCTTGTTCGAAATCGCCGACTACAGTCATCTCTGGTTGATGCTTGATGCTTACGAGTCGGATCTCCCGTGGCTGAGAATCGGGCAAAAAGTGGCATTTTCCGTGGATAGCTATGGAGAAGAGCGTTTCGAGGGGCGAGTCTCCTTCATTTCGCCAGAGCTAGATCCGGCGACACGATCGGCGAGTGTTCGGATAAACGTGGAGAATTCGGATGGCCGCCTGAAGCCAGGAATGTTCGCTACCGGGTATGCCAAAGCGATGATCACGGAAGAGGGCGGAGTTTTCTCGCCAGAGCTCGCCGGAAAATGGATCAGCCCGATGCATCCGGAAGTGGTCAAGGACGAGCCGGGCAATTGCGATGTATGCGGCATGGCGCTCGTACCTGCCAGCGAACTGGGGTATACGGACGAAGCCGCGGTATCTGCTCCGATCCTTATCCCTGCTTCCGCGGTGTTGTGGACGGGTGAGCGTTCCGTGGTTTATGTGGAAACGGGAACCGGGCCTGAACGGAACTATGAGGGACGTGAGATCACCATAGGTTCTCGGGTAGGCGACTCGTTCATCGCTTTGGACGGAATTGCGGAAGGAGAGCGTGTCGTAGCGAGGGGAGCTTTCAAAATCGACAGCTCGCTGCAAATACAGGCTAAGCCGAGTATGATGAGCATGGATACGCCGCATGAGCACAGTTCCGATTCTGAAATGCCTATGGCGGAATCACTTTTGGGTTCGGAGCAACTCGAAGCGATCCTTGATACGTATTTAGAACTTCAAGACGCTCTCGCCTCAGACGACTTAGCGTTGGCGAAGTCTGCAGTCTCTGAGTTGCAGGAGATCGCTGTTGATTCAGGTTCGCTCGCGGCGAGCTTAGGTGGTCTGGCTGCGGCGGAGGATTTGGAGTCGATGCGCCGTCCTTATTTCGATGACTTGTCTGCTCTCGTAATCGACAGTCTTGAGTCTAACAGTGAAAGCTTGGATCGAAGCCTGTGGAGAATGCACTGTCCTATGGTTTATTCGGATCGAGGAGCGGATTGGATACAAGGAAACGATCAGCTGAGGAATCCGTTTTTCGGGGCGTCCATGCTAACCTGTGGAGAAGTTGTGAGGGATTACGGCAATGATTGA
- a CDS encoding putative Na+/H+ antiporter produces the protein MRLKRHLSSILLATFALLTIGCADLLAAGGGHGHGEAVERSFPHPTSEYLTAEAHKAEELGRDLTLIETLKVRAGVDPFNVVVSVIFFLAICHTFVAGKFQALAHKYEHEHEHKLKSGEISHPGDKEPVSFKGTLFHFLGEVEAIFGLWVIPLIIAITMSKGWHEAEAYVSGQNFTEPMVVVVLMAIAGSRPIVQSAERAVSQIAGIGGRSPGAYWFSVLTIAPLLGSFITEPAAMTIAAILLGQQFYKHNPSSKLKYATIGLLFVNVSVGGTLTHFAAPPVLMVASKWGWDLPFMFTHYGWKAIIGIATANVVYYSIFKKEFATLKQAASQAPKGEEEHYAPVWIAAVHALFLVWTILTLHYPPLFIGGFLFFIAFTMATDHHQYQINMKSPMLVGFFLAGLVIHGGLQGWWISPVLSSLGNIPLFIGATVLTAFNDNAAITYLASQVPLFNEPGAVSDALRYAVVAGAVTGGGLTVIANAPNPAGQSLLSKFFEGGISPLKLMMGALFPTIVMALCFMLLPG, from the coding sequence ATGCGTCTGAAACGACACCTTTCTTCCATACTTTTGGCAACCTTCGCGCTGCTCACTATCGGCTGTGCAGACCTGCTCGCAGCTGGAGGCGGGCACGGGCACGGCGAGGCTGTCGAAAGATCATTCCCTCACCCAACCTCCGAATACCTTACCGCAGAGGCTCACAAAGCCGAGGAGCTTGGGCGAGATTTGACTCTGATCGAGACGCTGAAGGTCAGAGCGGGCGTAGATCCGTTCAACGTAGTCGTTTCGGTTATCTTCTTCCTGGCGATCTGCCACACCTTCGTGGCCGGCAAGTTTCAAGCCTTGGCCCACAAGTACGAGCACGAGCATGAGCACAAGCTCAAGTCGGGCGAAATCTCCCACCCAGGAGACAAGGAGCCGGTCAGCTTTAAAGGAACCTTGTTCCACTTCCTAGGCGAAGTGGAGGCGATCTTCGGGCTTTGGGTAATTCCGTTGATCATCGCCATCACCATGTCCAAGGGCTGGCACGAGGCCGAAGCCTACGTATCTGGGCAAAACTTCACCGAGCCTATGGTAGTTGTGGTACTGATGGCTATCGCTGGTTCTCGTCCGATCGTTCAGAGCGCCGAACGCGCCGTCAGCCAAATCGCTGGTATCGGAGGTCGCTCTCCTGGAGCCTACTGGTTCTCCGTTCTCACCATCGCTCCGCTACTCGGCTCTTTCATCACTGAGCCAGCAGCCATGACCATCGCGGCCATCCTTCTCGGACAGCAGTTCTACAAGCACAACCCAAGCTCCAAGCTTAAGTACGCCACAATCGGCCTCCTTTTTGTGAACGTTTCCGTCGGCGGTACCTTGACCCACTTCGCGGCGCCTCCAGTTCTCATGGTAGCCAGCAAATGGGGATGGGATCTTCCGTTCATGTTCACCCACTACGGCTGGAAGGCCATCATCGGAATTGCCACCGCCAACGTAGTTTACTACTCGATTTTCAAGAAAGAATTCGCCACACTCAAACAAGCCGCGAGCCAGGCCCCCAAGGGCGAAGAAGAGCACTACGCCCCTGTTTGGATCGCCGCCGTGCACGCCCTCTTCCTCGTCTGGACGATTTTGACCCTGCACTACCCGCCGCTCTTCATTGGAGGCTTCCTCTTCTTCATCGCCTTCACCATGGCGACTGACCACCACCAGTACCAAATCAACATGAAGAGCCCGATGCTCGTTGGATTCTTCCTCGCCGGTTTGGTTATCCACGGTGGTCTGCAAGGCTGGTGGATCTCTCCCGTGCTTAGCTCGTTGGGCAACATTCCACTCTTCATCGGGGCGACTGTTTTGACCGCTTTCAACGACAATGCGGCGATCACCTACCTCGCCTCTCAAGTACCACTCTTCAACGAACCAGGAGCGGTGTCCGACGCCCTACGCTACGCCGTAGTGGCCGGTGCGGTTACCGGTGGTGGTCTCACTGTGATTGCCAACGCGCCGAACCCTGCCGGACAGTCATTGCTATCCAAATTCTTCGAAGGCGGCATCTCTCCGCTGAAGCTCATGATGGGAGCGCTCTTCCCAACCATCGTCATGGCTCTTTGCTTCATGCTTCTGCCAGGCTGA
- a CDS encoding efflux RND transporter permease subunit: MIDRLIRFSLENKLVVFLLAAFLVTAGLVVSPFDWELDGLPRHPVPVDAIPDTGDNQQIVFTEWSGRSPQDIEDQVTYPLTTALLGLPGVQTIRSSSSFGFSSIYIIFEDGVDFYWSRTRILEKLASLPSGTLPDSVQPRLGPDATALGQVFWYTIEGRDKEGNPAGGWDLAELRSVQDWFVRYSLQSVKGVAEVASIGGFVKEYQVEVDPDALRAYQVTLQDVAQAVSASNVDVGARTIEINQAEYLVRGLGFVKNLEDLRKAVVAEKDNVPITLGQLAKVEFGPALRRGALDKEGTEAVGGVVVARFGENPMAVISRVKEKIDALESSLPSKELEDGRVSQLTIVPFYDRSGLIDETLGTLETAVRQQILVTVIVVLVMLLRLRSAVLVSSVLPLAVLSAFLGMSLVGVDANIVALSGISIAVGTIVDMAIVLVENCLRRLESAPPGKSRLETIFEGCSEVGGAVLTSVLTTVVSFLPVFTMVAEEGRLFRPLAFTKTFTLLGSILVALTLVPALVHLFYRRGKVATEKKKGFGGKDWIAICAALLLALYLAQDWQPIGPGAQLSNIVFVVLVLGPLLLAAHLMIRLYPVVLNWILQAKGLFLSGCLLILLCGLAVWLGASKLTAFAPDWVKETRAWQAADEAFPGLGREFMPALDEGSFLSMPTTMAHASIGEAMDVLRKQDMAIKSIPEVETVVGKIGRVESSLDPAPVSMIETVITYKPEYAEDEEGNQVRQWRDEIQSADDIWKEIARVSRIPGVTEAPKLQPIETRRIMLQTGLRATMGLKVFAADLDTLEESTLQIESVLKKSSVLKTETVFADRVVGKPYVEVDIDRSAIARYGISIQNVQDVIEIAIGGKVVGYTVEGRERYPIQVRYQREMRDSVEAIGRVLIAAPDGTQIPLGQLAEIRYRRGPQVIKSENTFLMAYVLFEPVDGLAEVDAVEALSSFLQERQESGELTIPSGVHYEFTGTYLGQIRAAKTLRLVLPVALLLIWLLLYFQFRKTITTFIVFSGVAFAWSGGFIMLWLYGQPWFLDLSLFGVDLRDLFQVDTINLSVAVWVGFLALFGTATDDGVLVCSYLKTSLEERCPETKEELRKAVVEAGMKRIRPAMMTSATTLLALLPVLSSSGRGADVMIPMAIPVFGGMCLALLTVFLVPALYCSLEEWKLSRKAIAS, encoded by the coding sequence ATGATTGATCGCCTCATCCGATTCAGCTTAGAGAACAAGCTGGTTGTCTTTTTGCTAGCCGCCTTTCTCGTGACGGCCGGCCTCGTGGTATCGCCATTTGATTGGGAGCTGGATGGCTTGCCGCGACATCCGGTACCGGTTGACGCTATACCGGATACCGGTGACAATCAGCAGATCGTATTCACGGAATGGAGCGGTCGCTCGCCTCAAGATATTGAGGACCAAGTAACTTATCCGCTAACGACCGCCTTGCTCGGATTGCCAGGGGTTCAGACCATTCGCAGCAGTTCCAGCTTCGGCTTCTCTTCGATCTACATCATTTTCGAAGACGGGGTAGACTTCTATTGGTCGCGGACTCGGATCCTCGAAAAACTGGCTAGCTTGCCGAGTGGGACCTTGCCGGACAGCGTTCAACCGAGATTGGGCCCGGATGCGACCGCGCTGGGACAAGTCTTTTGGTATACCATCGAGGGTCGGGACAAGGAAGGAAATCCGGCTGGAGGTTGGGACCTCGCGGAACTTCGCAGCGTGCAGGATTGGTTTGTTCGCTATAGTCTGCAGAGCGTAAAAGGGGTCGCGGAAGTCGCATCCATCGGCGGGTTCGTGAAGGAATATCAGGTCGAAGTAGATCCGGACGCGCTTCGGGCCTATCAAGTTACTTTGCAAGATGTGGCCCAAGCAGTCTCGGCTAGCAACGTGGACGTAGGGGCTCGGACCATCGAGATCAATCAAGCTGAGTATCTGGTTCGCGGCCTTGGCTTTGTCAAAAACCTGGAAGATCTTAGAAAGGCCGTCGTCGCCGAAAAAGACAATGTACCCATTACCTTGGGACAACTGGCGAAAGTGGAATTCGGTCCAGCTTTGCGTCGAGGCGCACTCGATAAGGAAGGTACGGAAGCAGTTGGTGGAGTCGTGGTAGCTCGCTTTGGCGAGAACCCGATGGCTGTCATTTCCCGTGTTAAGGAGAAAATTGATGCTTTGGAGAGTAGCTTGCCCAGCAAGGAATTGGAAGATGGTAGAGTCAGCCAATTGACGATCGTTCCGTTCTACGACCGGTCAGGATTGATCGACGAAACTTTAGGCACTCTCGAGACCGCAGTGCGTCAGCAGATTTTGGTTACGGTGATTGTTGTACTCGTCATGCTGTTGCGGCTTCGAAGCGCGGTCCTCGTCTCCAGTGTTTTGCCTTTAGCAGTTTTGAGCGCCTTTCTCGGAATGAGTCTGGTAGGAGTCGATGCAAACATCGTAGCCCTCTCGGGGATCTCGATCGCGGTGGGCACGATTGTGGACATGGCGATTGTGTTGGTTGAAAATTGTCTCCGCAGATTGGAGTCGGCACCCCCCGGTAAGTCGCGTTTGGAAACTATTTTCGAGGGCTGCTCTGAAGTAGGTGGAGCGGTCCTAACATCCGTCCTTACGACCGTGGTGAGTTTTCTGCCAGTCTTCACAATGGTGGCGGAAGAAGGACGCTTGTTTAGGCCTTTGGCTTTCACCAAAACCTTTACCTTGCTCGGTAGCATTTTGGTCGCTCTCACCTTGGTCCCAGCCCTTGTCCATCTGTTTTATCGTCGAGGAAAAGTAGCAACCGAGAAGAAAAAAGGTTTTGGTGGTAAGGATTGGATCGCGATCTGCGCGGCCTTGCTTTTGGCCTTGTACTTAGCTCAGGACTGGCAGCCCATCGGGCCGGGGGCGCAACTAAGCAACATCGTATTTGTAGTGCTCGTCCTTGGGCCCCTGCTTTTAGCGGCTCATTTGATGATCCGGCTTTATCCGGTGGTCCTAAACTGGATACTTCAGGCAAAAGGACTCTTTCTATCGGGCTGTCTTTTGATTTTGCTTTGCGGTCTCGCTGTGTGGCTGGGGGCTTCCAAGTTGACTGCGTTCGCTCCAGATTGGGTGAAGGAAACTCGAGCATGGCAGGCTGCGGACGAGGCATTTCCCGGTTTAGGGAGGGAGTTCATGCCGGCCTTGGACGAAGGTTCCTTTCTTTCGATGCCAACTACTATGGCTCATGCTTCTATTGGGGAGGCTATGGATGTGCTACGAAAGCAGGACATGGCGATTAAGAGTATCCCAGAAGTGGAGACAGTGGTCGGCAAAATCGGGCGTGTGGAAAGCTCACTCGATCCCGCTCCTGTTTCGATGATTGAGACAGTCATCACCTACAAGCCGGAGTACGCTGAGGACGAGGAGGGAAACCAGGTCAGGCAGTGGCGTGACGAGATTCAGTCGGCGGATGATATTTGGAAGGAGATCGCTCGCGTTTCGCGGATTCCGGGAGTCACTGAAGCCCCTAAGCTTCAACCGATCGAGACTCGTAGGATTATGCTACAAACTGGCTTGCGAGCGACAATGGGCTTGAAGGTTTTTGCGGCGGATCTTGATACACTTGAAGAGTCGACTCTGCAGATCGAATCCGTACTCAAAAAATCATCGGTTCTTAAAACCGAAACCGTGTTCGCGGACCGCGTAGTGGGAAAACCATACGTGGAGGTTGATATCGATCGGTCAGCGATCGCCCGCTATGGAATCAGCATTCAAAACGTGCAGGACGTGATTGAGATAGCGATCGGAGGAAAGGTCGTGGGCTACACTGTAGAAGGTCGTGAACGGTACCCCATACAAGTCAGGTACCAGCGGGAAATGCGTGATTCGGTGGAGGCAATTGGGCGAGTGCTGATAGCGGCTCCGGACGGCACGCAGATTCCTTTGGGCCAGTTGGCTGAAATTCGGTATCGACGTGGCCCCCAAGTCATCAAAAGCGAGAATACCTTTCTCATGGCCTACGTTCTATTTGAGCCAGTAGACGGTCTTGCAGAGGTGGATGCGGTGGAAGCCCTCAGCTCGTTTCTTCAAGAACGGCAGGAGTCCGGTGAGCTTACGATTCCTTCAGGTGTGCATTATGAATTTACCGGCACCTATCTGGGGCAGATTAGGGCGGCCAAAACGCTGCGGCTCGTGCTTCCTGTCGCTTTGCTGTTGATCTGGCTTTTACTCTATTTCCAATTTCGGAAAACGATCACCACCTTTATCGTTTTCTCGGGGGTGGCCTTCGCCTGGTCGGGCGGTTTTATCATGCTCTGGCTTTACGGGCAGCCTTGGTTTCTCGACTTGTCGTTATTTGGGGTGGATCTACGCGATCTGTTTCAGGTGGATACCATTAACCTAAGCGTTGCGGTTTGGGTAGGCTTTCTCGCTCTATTTGGAACAGCCACCGATGACGGGGTTCTCGTGTGCTCCTATTTGAAGACCTCTCTGGAGGAGCGGTGCCCTGAAACAAAGGAGGAGCTACGCAAGGCAGTGGTGGAGGCGGGTATGAAGCGTATTCGTCCAGCCATGATGACTAGTGCGACTACGCTACTGGCTCTTCTGCCCGTCCTCAGTTCCTCGGGGCGAGGAGCGGATGTGATGATACCCATGGCTATTCCTGTCTTTGGAGGTATGTGCCTCGCTTTGCTCACCGTGTTCCTCGTTCCCGCTCTCTACTGCTCGCTAGAGGAGTGGAAACTATCACGAAAAGCTATCGCGAGTTGA